The Streptomyces sp. RKND-216 genomic sequence AGCGCTTCCGGTAACGACGAATCCACTGGCGCCGCCGCGGTGTGGTGCCGCATTCTCGGCCGGCGGTGGCCCGCCTGCTGGTTCGCTTCATCTCTTCCATCCGTCCTTTCGTCTCCGAGGTCGGTTTCCGTGTCCGACGCCCGGTGTCTCTCGGGTCGTACGGGCTGGGCGGTTCAGATCAGGGAGCGGGCGAGGCCGAGTACGACGGGCGCGACGCCCACCGCGAGAAACGCGGGCAGGAAGCAGAGCCCCAGCGGTCCGGTCACCAGGACGGCGGCACGGCGCGCCCGGACGCCCGCCGCCCGCGCCCGCCGTGCCCGGCAGGTGGCCGCCAGCCGGGCCACCGCCTGCACCGGCGGCACACCCGTCGTGCCGGCGCGCTCCATGCACCGGGCGAGCCCGTCGCACCCGGGCTGGGCGCCGAACCTGCCCCACACCGCCGCCGGTTCAGCGCCCAGCCGCAGTTCCGCTGCCGCGCGCACCAGCCGGTCGCCCAACGCGCCTCCGGTGGACCGGCCCACGGCCTCCGCCGCCTGGGCGGGACCAGATCCGGCGGTGAGGCAGGCGGCCAGCAGTTCGGCGGCCAGGGGCAGTTGCCGATCCACCGCCCGTACGGCCGTCCGGGCCACCGCGTCCTCCCTCGCCCGCCCGGCTCGCCGGCGAAGCCACCACCACATG encodes the following:
- a CDS encoding type II secretion system F family protein gives rise to the protein MSTAAVVVGAASSAVMPQAVMSGVVEPLVWWVMAVLMAAGAVVVVLLGWREQRLRGDRARHLAGAETGRPLLPRRRDRTDCRRRGAGGTRRPSDGPSRPGRQWSVWAGALTAAVVVRLLSSGPGGWLAAVSAGVAMWWWLRRRAGRAREDAVARTAVRAVDRQLPLAAELLAACLTAGSGPAQAAEAVGRSTGGALGDRLVRAAAELRLGAEPAAVWGRFGAQPGCDGLARCMERAGTTGVPPVQAVARLAATCRARRARAAGVRARRAAVLVTGPLGLCFLPAFLAVGVAPVVLGLARSLI